A window of Fluoribacter dumoffii NY 23 contains these coding sequences:
- a CDS encoding endonuclease, whose translation MLWFIFLLCIISSSYAHTPSLISQWKKNASEPEKLLPVYLSYENKKRSLAGCDMGNTTFLPGVYETKWSHNFSGAHFGQQFACWSTSLYLDNQCMSFKRRKYCERFNEQFGYVEADFYNLWPEIGIENQTYPNELGVLTQGRDCFGCVNKNDKSHLEPTDSVKGVIARTYLFMNEHYGLSLSPSQKKLFIAWNKAFKPQAWEKQWALQVALIEGYKDSYITHWQVKAHVAL comes from the coding sequence ATGCTTTGGTTCATATTCTTATTATGCATTATATCTTCAAGTTATGCTCATACCCCGAGTTTGATTTCTCAATGGAAAAAAAATGCTTCTGAGCCGGAAAAACTCTTACCTGTTTATTTGAGTTATGAAAATAAAAAAAGATCTTTAGCAGGCTGCGACATGGGGAATACAACTTTCCTGCCAGGAGTATATGAGACTAAATGGAGCCATAATTTTTCTGGAGCGCATTTTGGGCAGCAGTTTGCCTGTTGGAGCACCTCCCTATACCTGGATAATCAATGTATGTCTTTTAAAAGACGAAAATATTGTGAGAGGTTCAATGAACAATTTGGCTATGTGGAAGCCGACTTCTATAATTTATGGCCTGAAATAGGAATAGAGAATCAAACGTACCCAAATGAACTTGGTGTGCTCACTCAGGGAAGGGATTGTTTTGGATGCGTTAATAAAAATGACAAGTCTCATCTGGAGCCTACTGATTCAGTTAAGGGCGTTATCGCGCGCACTTATTTATTCATGAATGAGCATTATGGACTTTCCTTAAGTCCCTCCCAAAAGAAATTATTTATTGCCTGGAATAAAGCATTTAAACCACAGGCCTGGGAAAAGCAATGGGCGTTGCAAGTGGCTTTAATTGAAGGGTATAAAGATTCTTATATTACTCATTGGCAGGTTAAGGCTCACGTTGCGCTTTAG
- a CDS encoding outer membrane protein → MKRNLIYLTSGIALFTGSLFAGTMGAIDNIYLRADLGYNFFNDPSAITASYLSNTKINALDTHVENRLGYNVGIGYRFIPQLRADLTFTYRPSISFEATDDAPEVGTANLRNYTLMVNGYYDIDFNFPVIPYVMGGIGLSSNSTDNIYWPFVQQSEYGHTVNYFAWQVGAGLAYAFNANLLVDFNYQFVDLGKFSNTGNYNTGGPFNLGLTGTPTSFDTLYSNQIQLGLRYYI, encoded by the coding sequence ATGAAAAGGAATTTAATTTATTTGACTTCGGGTATTGCCCTTTTTACTGGAAGCTTATTTGCAGGCACAATGGGAGCTATAGATAATATCTACCTAAGAGCTGATTTGGGATACAACTTCTTTAATGATCCCTCTGCAATTACTGCGAGTTACCTTTCAAATACGAAAATTAACGCACTTGATACCCATGTTGAAAACAGACTCGGCTATAATGTGGGAATTGGTTATCGGTTTATTCCACAATTAAGAGCAGACCTTACTTTTACCTACCGCCCTTCCATCTCATTTGAAGCCACTGATGATGCCCCCGAAGTGGGTACTGCAAACCTGAGAAACTATACCTTGATGGTTAATGGTTACTATGACATCGACTTCAATTTTCCTGTTATTCCTTATGTAATGGGTGGTATCGGCCTAAGTTCCAATTCAACAGATAATATTTATTGGCCATTCGTCCAGCAAAGTGAATACGGTCACACTGTCAACTACTTTGCCTGGCAAGTTGGTGCAGGTTTGGCTTATGCTTTTAATGCAAATCTGTTAGTTGATTTTAATTATCAATTTGTGGATCTGGGCAAGTTTTCCAATACTGGAAATTATAATACAGGAGGACCTTTTAATCTGGGTTTAACTGGAACACCAACAAGTTTTGACACTTTGTACAGCAATCAAATTCAATTGGGATTGCGATATTATATTTAA
- a CDS encoding N-acetylglutaminylglutamine amidotransferase — protein sequence MCGIAGEFQFNKKNIPLFNLEKALRKQFHRGPDDGQIYLTKGMALGHRRLKIFDLSHLGVQPMVDSDLGLALVFNGAIYNFNELREVLKSKGYSFISNCDTEVLLKAYHAWGKDCVHRLNGMFAFAIWEQESGKLILARDRLGIKPLYYTANTRHGFKFASTLPALIEFGDVDTSIDKVALHYYLMFHAVPEPLTILSGVKKLSPGCLMTVHPDGKIEEERYWDLKIDNSKADHSRDESFWIKETYEVLKLATHRQLAADVPVGILLSGGLDSSLLVAMAASLGQSEIQTFSIGFDGAKGESGDEFLYSDMIATKFNTRHQRMFISNKQLAYSLGDCISAMSEPMLSHDNIGFYLLSHEVAKHVKVVLSGQGADEIFAGYHWFQNISKNSALPSQSAQLISSRVTDRPYKEYQQLVMPDFQTPYHAADFLNRLCEENNSKNPIDNLLKYESTFALANGPLSRVDNMTMSASLEARVPFLDEEMINLTLSMPLQYKLPQGGKYILKQLGRKMLPKPIVDRPKGYFPVPALKYLEGSTLELMREVLSPEKIKQRGIFNLEAVQNLFAHSTKNFTPSGISKLWQVGLLEYWLQRHKF from the coding sequence ATGTGTGGTATCGCTGGTGAATTCCAATTCAATAAAAAAAATATTCCTCTTTTTAACCTGGAAAAAGCTCTACGCAAACAATTTCATCGAGGACCTGATGATGGACAGATTTACCTCACAAAAGGTATGGCATTAGGCCACCGAAGACTTAAAATTTTTGATTTATCCCATTTGGGTGTGCAACCCATGGTTGATTCGGATTTGGGTTTAGCCTTGGTTTTTAATGGAGCAATCTATAATTTTAATGAGTTACGCGAGGTTCTTAAATCGAAAGGATATTCGTTTATTTCAAATTGCGACACAGAGGTACTTCTTAAAGCCTACCACGCATGGGGAAAAGACTGTGTTCATCGTTTAAATGGCATGTTTGCATTCGCAATTTGGGAACAAGAATCAGGTAAACTCATACTTGCCCGTGATCGTTTAGGCATTAAACCACTTTATTATACTGCAAATACACGTCATGGATTTAAATTTGCATCCACATTACCTGCTTTAATTGAATTTGGTGATGTGGATACATCAATTGATAAAGTTGCACTTCATTACTATTTGATGTTTCATGCAGTCCCAGAACCTCTTACCATTTTATCGGGGGTAAAGAAACTTTCTCCAGGCTGTCTCATGACTGTTCATCCTGATGGAAAAATTGAGGAGGAACGGTATTGGGATTTAAAAATTGATAATTCAAAAGCCGACCATTCTCGTGATGAAAGTTTCTGGATAAAGGAAACTTATGAGGTTTTGAAATTGGCAACCCATCGTCAATTAGCAGCAGACGTTCCTGTCGGCATCTTACTGTCGGGGGGATTGGACTCTTCTTTACTTGTAGCAATGGCTGCCAGTCTTGGTCAATCCGAAATCCAAACCTTTTCCATTGGGTTTGATGGAGCCAAAGGCGAATCAGGGGATGAATTTTTATATTCGGACATGATCGCTACAAAATTTAACACCCGGCATCAGCGGATGTTCATTTCTAATAAGCAGTTAGCTTATTCTTTGGGTGATTGTATTTCTGCAATGTCTGAACCGATGCTAAGCCATGACAATATCGGTTTTTATCTTTTGTCTCATGAGGTTGCAAAACATGTAAAAGTAGTACTCTCGGGTCAAGGGGCTGATGAGATTTTTGCGGGTTATCATTGGTTTCAGAATATAAGCAAAAATTCTGCTTTACCTTCACAGTCGGCCCAATTAATTTCAAGCAGAGTCACAGATCGGCCCTATAAGGAATATCAGCAACTTGTAATGCCGGACTTCCAAACCCCATACCATGCAGCTGACTTTTTAAATAGGCTGTGTGAAGAAAACAATTCCAAAAACCCAATTGATAATCTGCTTAAATATGAAAGCACATTCGCATTAGCGAATGGCCCCTTAAGTCGGGTGGACAACATGACGATGTCAGCGAGCCTGGAGGCGAGAGTCCCTTTTTTGGATGAAGAAATGATTAACCTGACTCTTTCTATGCCCCTTCAATATAAATTACCCCAGGGAGGTAAATATATTTTGAAACAGCTGGGAAGAAAAATGCTACCAAAACCCATTGTCGACCGGCCTAAAGGATATTTTCCGGTTCCAGCGTTAAAATATTTGGAGGGAAGTACCTTGGAACTCATGCGAGAAGTACTTTCTCCTGAAAAAATAAAGCAAAGAGGTATTTTTAATTTAGAGGCAGTTCAAAATTTATTTGCACACTCAACCAAAAATTTTACTCCCTCGGGTATTTCCAAGCTTTGGCAGGTGGGCTTGCTTGAATATTGGTTGCAACGGCATAAATTTTAA
- a CDS encoding alpha-ketoglutarate-dependent dioxygenase AlkB, with product MAYLPGFSYYPDFITPEEEQNLIKKLQSLTWNPVALFGQIARRRVVHFGMDYLYERRSVQPTEPIPVFLKEIRDHAASLLKVHSDEVVEVLLTEYPINAGIGWHRDAAVFEAIFGVSLHSPTLIHFRKRDDHQTQHKLMLDRGSAYLLTDEVRWNWEHRIAPVKQLRYSITLRTLRTLKSS from the coding sequence ATGGCTTATTTACCTGGTTTTTCCTATTACCCAGATTTTATCACTCCGGAAGAAGAGCAAAACTTAATTAAAAAACTACAAAGCCTCACATGGAACCCTGTGGCTTTATTTGGGCAGATAGCAAGACGACGCGTCGTGCATTTTGGAATGGATTACCTTTATGAACGACGGAGTGTGCAACCGACCGAGCCTATTCCGGTGTTTTTGAAGGAAATTAGAGATCATGCTGCCTCGTTATTGAAGGTTCATTCTGATGAAGTTGTTGAAGTGCTTCTCACTGAATATCCTATTAATGCAGGAATTGGTTGGCATCGAGATGCTGCTGTATTTGAAGCCATTTTTGGTGTTTCTTTACATAGCCCTACGCTAATTCATTTTAGAAAACGGGATGACCATCAGACTCAACATAAACTCATGCTCGATCGAGGCTCGGCTTACTTGTTGACTGATGAGGTGCGTTGGAATTGGGAGCATCGTATTGCTCCGGTGAAACAATTACGTTATTCCATTACTTTAAGAACATTAAGGACACTAAAAAGCTCATGA
- a CDS encoding GNAT family N-acetyltransferase — translation MEQKVYMSKRVGNVLIVSELNHYTIYSSRLMARSLNQDEESFLMDKYTRLLGNNQNIKMFGDGKPWEPSAVKEFLQEETQRWNSGNKFSVFSIYNKSTQEFMGYLHIKHSLYDFSEVGAGHQNVAEIAYIIDQDFWGKGYGTEVAILGKKFIKHIISESNNASQEKDINEIVATVDPLNEGSKNVLMKTLKHQEQQEFSRFGGQTRILFFKLLNTRMPLVNESSIFTARL, via the coding sequence ATGGAGCAAAAAGTTTATATGTCAAAAAGAGTTGGTAATGTGCTTATTGTAAGTGAATTGAATCACTATACAATTTATTCAAGCAGATTGATGGCAAGATCCCTGAACCAGGATGAAGAAAGTTTTTTAATGGATAAATACACCCGGCTTTTGGGAAATAATCAAAATATAAAGATGTTTGGGGATGGGAAGCCCTGGGAACCTTCTGCCGTAAAGGAGTTCCTACAGGAAGAAACACAACGATGGAACTCAGGAAACAAATTCTCTGTGTTTTCAATTTATAACAAGAGTACTCAAGAGTTTATGGGGTACCTGCACATAAAACATTCTCTATATGATTTCTCCGAAGTAGGTGCTGGCCATCAAAATGTTGCTGAAATTGCATATATTATTGATCAGGACTTCTGGGGAAAAGGTTATGGGACTGAAGTTGCAATTCTGGGTAAAAAGTTTATCAAGCACATTATTTCTGAAAGTAATAATGCAAGTCAGGAAAAGGATATTAACGAAATTGTCGCAACAGTGGACCCCTTAAATGAGGGTTCAAAAAACGTTTTAATGAAGACCCTGAAACATCAGGAACAGCAAGAGTTTAGCCGGTTCGGCGGTCAGACCCGAATTTTGTTTTTTAAACTTTTGAATACCAGGATGCCCCTGGTAAATGAGTCTAGTATTTTCACTGCAAGATTGTAA
- a CDS encoding RasGEF domain-containing protein, whose translation MNKEKIQELIFSDKDEKEIAAELIKWFTKNPELIKERYIFDRTVFHLLVLKNKPKVLEALFRDTTWLLMQDKPWRDIAVLGDRNNATVFHYAVRSEEDTETLKVLLEFIPELINNTNNLGNTPLHEAVLHHNVWAIQTLVNTGKCNRALKNEHEKTPLDMAGNNLDLRKALLSIDLSRIKSLDLRYRKSTPGSADKLGDSFPLLSSRSGSDYSSSPSTSLDSFHSSLRLQGETSPERDLSNLKIVSDQENAAVASSEQINLLLQELVGEYRVNKHSAEYLKAQKKFHELCKTNFFPEDFIFDPKLITHPEFQKVVSDAIGILYPSVDGIYTHFQEKINILMNQFIVLLIPHISLEDSKPREVPLFPEATPKKNQTLNLLWFLTACQDTPESKREFNLEQITNQALGVLGSTSLIEILINLRALYVHFDADQKLIANLIVLQLLFYSAVNRIAEVPTLSMQLRFFCNINSDKDKGLGELGSQLNQHLKEVLELTSVYTNCPLLHNFLILNQQLRCPALIDANKSFDQLVNQALTKNRDNRVDEVLLIAHELRQLTITFYQKVSITEFNDGNWLKANKDILSPNIKELTDSFNLLSSYFCLKILSQPPENLKNALQFIIDLAQVLCPLKGENYPDLNHMMLIAGILNNKDISRLYDKDAFRLPSAFRGLSTKDLHYLEEINKLISSDKNSKYMREVYGAFRSALPFLGLLLTEATFATDGNPNPLSRAEALGIVLKKILEVKLLINFEITAYQTNMTTFIKEFRPVDEESQYWASVRLQPRKADLLDLENNMAAIESVLDTLHKNFLPNNILPCIVINKKINKSTQTAEVLIDLYSLHLKRFKTDKQQGKNRDEIQQESILFERCFKKLKLAVLKIIEVNNQYYYELKLTDKKNPILFINLLDNLRKQLVTSEEFEELNTSRSSPKTLKEKPSKDAGKRKSVVFLDKNIFFKPEPKESDEEVTPLENMFS comes from the coding sequence ATGAATAAAGAAAAAATACAGGAACTCATATTTTCTGATAAAGATGAAAAAGAAATAGCAGCAGAGTTAATAAAATGGTTTACCAAAAATCCTGAGCTTATTAAAGAAAGGTATATCTTCGATAGGACAGTTTTTCATCTCTTGGTTTTAAAAAATAAACCGAAAGTATTGGAAGCCCTATTTAGAGATACAACATGGTTATTAATGCAGGATAAGCCCTGGCGAGACATTGCTGTTCTGGGTGATCGGAATAATGCTACTGTTTTTCATTATGCCGTACGAAGTGAAGAAGACACTGAGACATTGAAGGTGCTTTTGGAATTTATTCCCGAACTGATTAATAATACCAATAACTTGGGAAATACTCCCTTGCATGAGGCTGTTTTACACCATAATGTTTGGGCCATACAAACTCTAGTGAATACAGGGAAATGTAATCGTGCTCTCAAAAACGAACATGAAAAAACACCGCTTGATATGGCGGGAAATAACCTTGACTTGAGGAAAGCTCTATTATCGATTGATTTAAGTCGCATAAAATCACTGGATTTGCGATATCGGAAATCTACTCCTGGTTCTGCAGACAAATTGGGAGACTCATTCCCCTTACTCTCCTCCAGGAGTGGATCAGATTACTCCTCATCTCCTTCCACCAGTCTCGATTCCTTTCATTCCTCATTAAGACTTCAAGGAGAAACCTCTCCAGAACGAGATCTTTCAAACTTGAAAATTGTATCGGATCAGGAAAATGCTGCAGTCGCCAGCAGTGAACAGATAAATTTACTTTTGCAGGAATTGGTGGGTGAATACCGAGTAAATAAGCATTCCGCTGAATATTTAAAAGCCCAAAAAAAATTTCATGAGTTGTGCAAAACAAACTTTTTCCCTGAAGACTTCATCTTCGACCCCAAGCTGATTACACATCCTGAGTTTCAAAAAGTGGTCTCAGACGCAATAGGCATCCTATATCCAAGCGTTGATGGCATATATACGCACTTTCAGGAAAAAATTAATATTTTAATGAATCAGTTTATAGTATTGCTGATACCTCATATTTCACTTGAAGATTCTAAACCTCGGGAAGTCCCTTTATTTCCTGAGGCCACACCAAAAAAAAATCAAACATTGAATCTGTTATGGTTCTTAACTGCCTGCCAGGACACCCCTGAATCCAAAAGGGAGTTTAACCTGGAGCAAATCACTAACCAGGCCTTGGGTGTGTTGGGATCTACATCGTTAATTGAGATTTTGATCAACCTAAGAGCTTTATATGTTCACTTTGATGCGGATCAGAAATTAATTGCGAATCTTATTGTATTGCAATTACTATTTTACAGTGCCGTTAACAGGATCGCAGAGGTTCCGACACTCTCTATGCAGTTACGTTTTTTTTGTAACATCAACAGTGACAAGGATAAAGGATTAGGTGAGCTTGGAAGCCAACTTAACCAGCATTTAAAGGAAGTCCTTGAATTGACCTCTGTTTACACTAATTGTCCATTATTACATAATTTTCTCATCTTAAACCAACAATTGCGTTGCCCTGCTTTAATCGATGCTAATAAATCCTTTGATCAGTTAGTTAACCAGGCACTAACTAAAAACCGTGATAACAGAGTAGATGAGGTTTTGTTAATCGCTCACGAATTAAGACAGCTGACCATTACATTTTATCAGAAGGTATCAATTACAGAATTTAATGATGGAAATTGGCTAAAAGCGAATAAAGACATCCTTTCGCCCAATATAAAGGAATTGACGGACAGCTTTAACTTATTGAGCAGTTACTTCTGTTTGAAAATTTTAAGCCAGCCCCCGGAAAATTTAAAAAATGCGCTTCAGTTTATCATTGATTTAGCACAGGTATTATGCCCGCTTAAAGGAGAGAACTATCCTGATCTAAACCATATGATGCTTATAGCGGGTATTCTTAATAACAAAGATATCTCTCGTTTGTATGATAAGGATGCTTTTCGGTTACCGAGCGCTTTCAGGGGGTTGTCAACCAAAGATCTCCATTATCTCGAGGAAATCAATAAATTAATTTCCTCCGATAAAAACTCAAAATACATGCGTGAAGTATACGGTGCATTTAGAAGCGCGCTCCCCTTCTTAGGACTTCTTTTAACTGAGGCTACGTTTGCAACTGATGGAAATCCGAATCCATTATCAAGAGCAGAAGCCCTGGGTATTGTTTTAAAAAAAATACTAGAGGTTAAGTTATTGATTAACTTTGAAATAACTGCCTATCAAACCAATATGACGACATTTATTAAGGAGTTCAGACCCGTTGATGAAGAAAGTCAATATTGGGCTTCTGTCAGATTACAGCCTAGAAAAGCTGATTTATTAGATTTGGAAAATAATATGGCCGCAATCGAATCGGTGCTCGATACGCTCCATAAGAATTTTTTACCAAATAACATACTTCCATGTATTGTGATAAATAAAAAAATAAACAAATCCACTCAGACAGCTGAGGTACTTATTGATTTATATAGTTTACATCTCAAGAGATTTAAAACAGATAAACAGCAAGGCAAGAACAGAGATGAAATCCAACAAGAATCAATTCTTTTCGAACGCTGTTTTAAAAAATTAAAATTGGCTGTTTTGAAAATTATAGAAGTAAATAATCAGTACTATTATGAATTAAAATTAACCGACAAAAAAAATCCAATCTTATTCATCAATTTATTGGATAACTTACGTAAGCAACTTGTCACCTCAGAAGAATTTGAAGAGTTAAACACGTCCAGGAGTTCTCCAAAAACCTTAAAGGAGAAACCATCAAAAGATGCAGGTAAAAGAAAAAGTGTGGTTTTTTTAGATAAAAACATCTTTTTTAAGCCCGAGCCCAAAGAGTCTGATGAAGAGGTAACTCCTTTGGAAAATATGTTTTCTTAA
- a CDS encoding carboxylate-amine ligase codes for MDDHIKNFLKPSHTSSQSAADENEEIYFKSNGVLTLGVEIELQLIDSENYNLCSRAAEVLAATTHLEKIKPEFYLSTIEVNTDKCSTAHEVEDDLYNSLASLQLATKDLGVLFSATGSHPFSRYADWVVSPTTRYQELIDRNQWLTRRMSVYGLHVHLGMSSGEDCIRFNNFFMHFLPHLLALSSSSPFWQGIDTGLASYRPTTYEALPTAGQPYHVRTWQDFENLYKTLKLCGSIKSLKDLWWDLRPSPGFGTLEIRVCDGTATLAETLALVALIHALAHWFADNGSWLESVAYPPYWLARENKWRAIRYGLDAELLMNTEGKTRLMREDINEWIEKLSPYIKKLGYQTYFSTLKVLMDSGTSSERQRKVFAYNQSLKEIVQHNVSEFLLQTPLYRRETVIA; via the coding sequence ATGGATGATCACATTAAAAACTTCTTAAAACCATCCCACACTTCTTCACAATCGGCTGCTGATGAAAATGAAGAAATTTATTTTAAAAGTAATGGGGTTTTAACGCTAGGGGTAGAAATTGAGCTTCAACTCATCGACTCTGAAAATTATAATTTGTGCTCAAGAGCTGCCGAGGTACTTGCTGCTACAACCCATCTCGAAAAAATTAAACCGGAATTTTATTTAAGTACTATAGAAGTGAATACTGATAAATGCAGTACAGCCCATGAAGTAGAAGATGATCTTTATAACAGCCTTGCTTCCCTGCAACTTGCAACTAAAGATTTAGGGGTCTTATTTTCAGCCACAGGCTCTCACCCGTTTTCCAGGTATGCTGATTGGGTCGTATCTCCTACAACCCGTTATCAGGAGCTCATTGATCGGAACCAGTGGCTTACTCGCCGCATGAGTGTTTATGGATTACATGTGCATCTGGGTATGTCTAGCGGTGAGGACTGCATTCGTTTTAACAATTTTTTTATGCATTTTTTACCGCATTTACTGGCACTGTCTTCAAGTTCCCCTTTTTGGCAGGGAATTGATACAGGGCTTGCTTCTTACAGACCAACTACCTATGAAGCGTTACCTACAGCCGGTCAACCTTATCATGTTCGAACCTGGCAAGATTTTGAAAACTTATATAAGACATTGAAGTTGTGTGGTTCAATTAAATCTCTAAAGGATTTGTGGTGGGATTTAAGACCAAGCCCTGGCTTTGGAACATTAGAAATTCGTGTTTGTGATGGGACAGCCACCCTTGCAGAAACCCTTGCCTTAGTCGCTCTTATCCATGCACTTGCTCATTGGTTTGCTGATAATGGAAGTTGGCTGGAGTCGGTAGCCTATCCTCCTTACTGGTTGGCTCGTGAAAACAAGTGGAGGGCGATTCGTTATGGTTTGGATGCTGAATTATTAATGAACACAGAGGGAAAAACCCGATTAATGCGTGAAGATATAAATGAATGGATTGAAAAATTAAGCCCTTATATAAAAAAATTAGGCTATCAAACGTATTTTTCGACCCTTAAAGTACTTATGGACTCAGGTACCAGCTCTGAACGGCAACGCAAAGTATTTGCTTATAATCAAAGCCTTAAGGAAATTGTGCAGCACAATGTAAGTGAATTCTTGCTTCAAACTCCTCTATACCGAAGGGAAACTGTCATTGCATAA